In Quercus lobata isolate SW786 chromosome 12, ValleyOak3.0 Primary Assembly, whole genome shotgun sequence, a genomic segment contains:
- the LOC115970289 gene encoding uncharacterized protein LOC115970289 — protein MGLPEDSELQESLTKRPPEDMRQLMRCIEKYKRLEDDRLQNKGKAPLLGRSRQGIIPARPKKDFRMQEPEAQIEGVNVAFKEPMHKILDRIKNESFFRDKGHTTEQCRVLKDHLGQLVKAGYLKEFVVDSADREAGQGVQQKRNPLPPPLGVIEVIHAAPRGTAAVKRVLTVACTDGESPEKRMKVGWLTISFSEEDLEGTIQPHDDALVVTAQISGFLVKRVMIDQGSGADMMYPDLFEGLGLKSQDLVKYDTPLVSFDERVVVPEGQISLSVDMEGKEVIVTFIVVRSFSPYTAILGRPWIQAMKAVPSTLHVKVKFPTKYGVAVVRGNQRVARQCLVAAIRWKSEQLGQAEETEKETL, from the exons ATGGGGCTCCCCGAAGATTCTGAATTACAAGAGTCATTGACGAAAAGAcctcccgaggatatgaggcaacttatGAGATGCATTGAGAAGTATAAACGCCTAGAAGATGATCGGCTGCAAAATAAGGGGAAAGCCCCGTTACTCGGTAGATCTCGGCAGGGCATTATCCCGGCAAGACCGAAAAAAGATTTCAGGATGCAAGAACCAGAGGCGCAAATTGAAGGAGTTAATGTGGCGTTCAAAGAGCCTATGCACAAAATACTAGATCGGATTAAGAACGAATCgttcttcag GGACAAAgggcacaccaccgagcagtgtcgggtactaaaagatcatctcgggcAGCTAGTAAAAGCAGGGTATCTAAAAGAGTTTGTAGTGGACTCCGCAGACCGGGAGGCCGGCCAGGGTGTTCAGCAGAAAAGGAATCCCCTCCCACCACCGCTGGGAGTGATCGAAGTCATCCACGCTGCCCCGAGAGGTACAGCAGCAGTTAAAAGGGTACTGACAGTGGCTTGTACAGATGGAGAATCACCCGAGAAGAGGATGAAAGTTGGTTGGCTAACAATCTCTTTCAGCGAAGAAGACTTGGAAGGGACGATCCAACCTCATGATGATGCGTTGGTAGTAACAGCTCAGATAAGCGGGTTCTTGGTGAAAAGAGTGATGATAGACCAAGGAAGCGGAGCCGACATGATGTACCCGGATTTGTTCGAAGGGCTCGGATTGAAGAGTCAGGATTTGGTGAAGTATGACACGCCGCTGGTCTCATTTGACGAAAGAGTTGTGGTTCCCGAAGGGCAAATTTCTCTCTcggtggacatggaaggcaaggaaGTAATAGTGACCTTCATAGTAGTCCGGTCATTCTCACCGTACACTGCAATCttgggaaggccgtggattcaaGCAATGAAGGCCGTTCCATCCACCCTGCACGTGAAAGTGAAATTTCCCACCAAGTATGGAGTCGCCGTGGTGCGAGGGAACCAACGAGTGGCTAGGCAGTGTCTTGTCGCCGCGATCAGATGGAAGAGTGAACAGCTCGGACAAGCGGAGGAGACCGAAAAAGAAActttatag
- the LOC115970288 gene encoding uncharacterized protein LOC115970288, with translation MEVYIDDMVVKSKKESQHTEDLRGVFEILRQHKLRLNTEKCTFGVRVDKFLGYLISTRGIEANHDQIEAVNRLRPPSNPKEVQVLTKMLATLNRFISKFADRCRPFYQVLKKWKGFHWDKECDKAFRELKEYLAKAPILTAPEFGEDLFMYLSVSGHAVSAVLLRDQGVQQPVYYISKTLVYAETRYLPLEKLVLALVHATRKLPHYFQAHTVFVLTEYPLQSLLKRSDFTDQIAKWGTQLGSFDIRMSSVESVCRWRFECYGGHIVIITPEGIRLEHSFRLGFKASNNEAEYETFLAGLRAVLHLGAKDVEIYSNSRLVVYQIIGSFEARDSRMKAYLSAAKQIIGRFETVKVARVSRAQNRHADSLATLASSSTEDTPRLVKIELIREPSIKVKSDDDQARVEVAMASLANPCWMNPIIDFLAEDKVPDDEKEVKKIRQVAPRYWLSADRKLYRRSFAGPYLLCLHPEKVNELLTELHDGVCGGHVRGRSLAHRAMTQGFWWPQMQKDAAEYVRRCEQCQKHTPLIYQPSGRLNPVSSPWPFAQWGLDILGPFPEQQWAEIEALANIRDIDVKRFVWKNIVTRFGVPNSLVSDNGLQFDSKAFRAFYNDLDIKNKYSTPAYPQSNGQAKAVNKTILNGLKRRLDGAKGRWVEELPNVLWAYRTTPRRSTGETPFSLTYGAEAVIPIEVSLCSVRVAGFNLARNADLMMERLDWLEECREAATIRLAEYQQKLAQRYNRDVKGREFSTGELVLRKVVGNM, from the exons ATGGAAGTATAcattgacgacatggtggtaaagagcaAAAAGGAATCGCAACATACGGAAGACCTCCGGGGAGTATTTGAGATACTCCGGCAGCATAAGTTGCGCTTGAACACCGAGAAGTGTACTTTCGGTGTGAGGGTTGACAAGTTCTTGGGTTATCTGATTTCTACTAGGGGGATAGAGGCCAATCACGACCAGATAGAGGCCGTGAATCGCCTCAGACCGCCAAGCAATCCCAAGGAAGTACAAGTGCTAACCAAGATGTTGGCCACCCTAAACCGATTCATCTCTAAATTCGCTGATCGCTGCAGACCTTTTTATCAAGTTCtaaagaagtggaaggggtttcatTGGGACAAGGAGTGTGACAAGGCTTTTCGAGAACTGAAGGAATACTTGGCAAAAGCGCCCATATTAACGGCCCCGGAATTCGGGgaggatttgtttatgtacctctCGGTGTCCGGCCATGCTGTAAGTGCTGTGTTACTAAGGGACCAAGGAGTACAGCAGCCAGTGTATTACATAAGCAAAACCTTAGTATACGCCGAGACGAGATACCTGCCCctggagaagttagttttggcgCTAGTGCACGCCACGAGGAAGTTGCCGCATTACTTTCAGGCTCATACGGTattcgtcctcaccgagtatccccTGCAGTCATTGTTAAAAAGATCGGACTTCACGGACCAAATAGCCAAATGGGGAACTCAGTTGGGTTCATTCGACATAAG AATGTCGTCCGTGGAAAGTGTTTGTAGATGGCGCTtcgaatgctatgggggccatattgtcataatcaccccgGAGGGCATACGACTAGAACACTCCTTCAGATTAGGATTCAAAGCCTCAAACAACGAAGCTGAGTACGAAACCTTTCTGGCCGGGTTGAGGGCAGTATTGCATCTGGGCGCGAAAGATGTTGAGATTTATTCGAACTCTCGGCTGGTCGTTTATCAAATCATAGGAAGTTTTGAAGCTCGGGACTCTCGGATGAAAGCCTATCTAAGTGCAGCGAAGCAGATCATTGGCCGGTTCGAGACAGTAAAGGTGGCCCGGGTAAGCCGAGCACAAAACAGACATGCTGACTCGCTAGCCACGTTGGCTTCATCCTCTACCGAGGATACACCTCGGTTAGTCAAAATAGAGcttataagggagccaagcatcAAGGTGAAAAGTGATGATGACCAAGCCAGGGTTGAGGTTGCCATGGCGTCATTGGCAAATCCGTGCTGGATGAACCCGATCATAGATTTCCTAGCCGAGGATAAAGTTCCGGACGATGAAAAGGAGGTCAAAAAGATACGTCAAGTGGCTCCCCGGTACTGGCTGTCGGCAGATCGCAAATTGTACCGAAGGTCTTTCGCAGGCCCTTACCTTTTATGCCTACATCCTGAGAAAGTGAACGAACTTCTAACCGAGCTGCATGACGGAGTGTGTGGTGGCCATGTCAGGGGACGGTCTTTAGCGCATAGGGCGATGacccaggggttttggtggccacaaaTGCAAAAGGATGCCGCGGAATATGTCCGGAGGTGTGAACAATGCCAAAAGCACACCCCTCTGATCTACCAGCCATCAGGTCGTCTAAACCCCGTCAGcagcccatggccgttcgcacaatgggggctagacATCCTCGGCCCTTTCCCCGAGCAACAG tgggcggAAATCGAGGCCTTAGCCAACATTCGGGATATCGACGTGAAAaggtttgtatggaaaaacatagtcacaaGGTTTGGGGTACCAAACTCACTAGTAtcagacaatgggctacagttcgaTAGCAAAGCTTTTCGGGCCTTCTACAACGATCTCGACATtaagaacaagtattcaactCCGGCATACCCTCAAAGCAATGGCCAAGCTAAGGCAGTGAACAAGACGATTTTGAATGGGTTGAAGAGGAGGTTGGACGgggcaaagggaagatgggttGAAGAGTTGCCTAACGTTTTATGGGCTTACCGTACGACTCCCAGAAGATCCACgggtgagacccccttctctTTGACATATGGGGCGGAGGCCGTAATACCAATCGAGGTAAGCTTGTGCAGTGTACGGGTCGCAGGATTTAACCTCGCCCggaacgccgacctgatgatggagcgcTTGGACTGGTTAGAAGAATGCCGGGAGGCCGCAACCATACGGCTCGCGGAGTATCAACAGAAACTAGCCCAGAGATACAATCGAGATGTAAAGGGGAGGGAATTCAGCACTGGGGAACTAGTGCTAAGGAAGGTCGTGGGGAACATGTGA
- the LOC115971300 gene encoding uncharacterized protein LOC115971300 isoform X1, with product MAKQASTLFLEEWLRSISGCSSNVNSTNSSSSSARAIIQAWAELRDSLQNQSFQPHHLQSLKTLLNSQTSLHVADPQAKIVLSILSSPHISLPNESYPLFLRLLYIWVRKSFKPSLVLIDSAVEVLSHLFNAQFDSRKSPLLFSEGVLLLGAFAFVPSLSGGSKTVCLDMLCRLLEEEYRLIGSSGEHISDVLAGIGYALSSSVNVHYVRILDSLLGNWGKEGGPCGSITHGLMILHLIEWVLSSLINIRCFEKINVFAHEALETSKANYVPFAIVMAAAGVLRVVNRSRMNGLGLDTVSKLRGFAEDRVESFARAIISRNGVTNADNDPTCSLLLQCISLALARSGPVSSRAPLLMCLASALLNEIFPLRHLYTKVLDFPHRNSARLWHDEVKKHLESVLFKEAGAITSVFCNQYVSVDVESKGVVENLIWDYCQDIYLGHRQVALMLRGKENELLGDTEKIAESAFLMVVLFALAVTKHKFNSKSTQETQWDVSVHILVSFSCLEYFRRIRLPEYMDTIRGVVASVQGNESACVSFVESMPSYMDMTNGTKFSLSQKVEYVWSNDDVQTARILFYLRVIPTCIEHVPCLTLRKVVAPTMFLYMGHPNGKVARASHSMFAAFMSSGKDLDQDERVSLKEQLVFYYMQRSLLGYPAITPFEGMASGVAALVRNLPAGSPAIFYCIHSLVDKGSTLCGEIYAQEADLLRNRQGDSDACKKILELLLRLISLVDIQVLPNLMKLLAQLIVQLPKDGQNMVLNELYSQVAESDDVTRKPTLVSWLQSLSYLCAQATSESSTPKGVQKEVNMTSAHSTDSLSLTRLNARL from the exons ATGGCAAAACAAGCTAGTACTCTTTTCCTTGAAGAATGGCTGAGGAGCATTAGTGGCTGTAGCAGTAATGTTAACTCCAcaaattcttcttcctcatcGGCCCGAGCTATTATTCAAGCATGGGCTGAGCTTAGAGACTCCCTTCAAAACCAATCATTTCAACCACATCACCTCCAATCCTTAAAAACCCTCCTTAACTCTCAAACTTCTCTTCATGTTGCTGACCCACAAGCAAAAATTGTTCTTTCCATTCTTTCCTCTCCACACATATCTCTTCCAAATGAATCATATCCTCTCTTTCTTAGACTTCTTTATATCTGGGTCAGGAAATCCTTCAAACCCTCTTTGGTTCTTATTGATTCTGCTGTGGAGGTCCTCTCTCACCTTTTTAATGCTCAATTTGATTCTAGGAAGAGTCCTCTCTTGTTTTCCGAAGGTGTTCTCCTTCTGGGTGCATTTGCTTTTGTGCCTTCTTTGTCTGGAGGCTCTAAAACAGTCTGCTTGGACATGCTCTGTAGGCTGTTGGAAGAGGAGTACCGATTGATTGGCTCATCCGGAGAGCATATTTCGGATGTTCTTGCTGGAATTGGGTATGCTCTATCTTCTTCTGTGAATGTTCATTATGTTAGAATTTTAGATTCTTTATTGGGGAATTGGGGCAAAGAAGGTGGGCCTTGTGGTAGTATTACTCATGGGCTCATGATTCTGCATTTGATTGAATGGGTGTTGTCTAGTTTGATCAATATCCgttgttttgagaaaataaatgtttttgcCCACGAGGCTTTAGAGACTTCGAAGGCAAACTATGTCCCATTTGCCATTGTCATGGCTGCAGCTGGAGTGTTGAGGGTTGTCAATAGATCTAGAATGAATGGTCTGGGGCTAGATACTGTTTCCAAATTAAGGGGCTTTGCAGAGGATCGGGTAGAATCTTTTGCAAGAGCTATTATTTCTAGAAATGGTGTTACGAATGCAGATAATGATCCCACATGCAGTCTTCTACTTCAGTGCATTTCATTAGCACTGGCTCGAAGTGGCCCGGTTTCATCCCGTGCCCCTCTGCTAATGTGCCTTGCTTCTGCATTGTTGAATGAAATCTTTCCCTTACGACATTTATATACAAAAGTACTTGACTTCCCACATAGAAATTCAGCTAGACTATGGCATGATGAGGTCAAAAAGCATTTGGAAAGTGTTCTTTTTAAGGAAGCAGGGGCCATAACTAGTGTTTTCTGCAATCAATATGTTTCAGTAGATGTAGAGAGCAAGGGTGTGGTGGAGAATCTAATATGGGATTACTGTCAAGATATCTATTTGGGGCATCGACAAGTAGCTTTGATGCTACGAGGTAAAGAGAATGAACTACTTGGGGATACAGAGAAAATTGCTGAATCTGCTTTCCTTATGGTTGTACTTTTTGCATTGGCTGTCACGAAGCACAAGTTTAATTCTAAATCCACCCAGGAAACTCAGTGGGACGTATCAGTACATATACTagtttcattttcttgtttagAGTATTTTCGGCGCATTCGTTTACCAGAGTATATGGATACAATTCGAGGGGTTGTTGCGAGTGTTCAGGGGAATGAGTCTGCCTGTGTCTCTTTTGTGGAATCTATGCCCTCTTACATGGATATGACCAATGGAACAA AGTTTTCATTATCTCAAAAAGTGGAGTATGTATGGTCCAATGATGATGTGCAAACTGCTCGCATATTATTTTACCTACGAGTCATTCCAACTTGCATTGAACATGTTCCTTGCCTTACACTTAGGAAGGTTGTAGCTCCAACTATGTTCTT ATACATGGGACATCCAAATGGAAAAGTTGCTCGAGCCTCACATTCCATGTTTGCGGCATTCATGTCCTCTGGGAAGGATCTTGATCAGGATGAGAGAGTGTCATTAAAGGAGCAGCTTGTTTTCTATTACATGCAGAGATCTTTATTG GGATATCCTGCCATCACTCCTTTTGAGGGTATGGCTTCTGGGGTTGCAGCCTTGGTCCGAAATCTTCCTGCTGGAAGTCCAGCCATATTCTATTGTATTCACAGTCTTGTGGATAAGGGCAGCACACTCTGTGGTGAAATCTATGCTCAGGAGGCTGATTTGTTGAGGAACAGGCAAGGAGATTCAGATGCTTGCAAGAAAATCCTAGAGTTGCTTCTACGGCTTATTTCCCTTGTTGATATACAg GTGCTGCCAAACTTGATGAAGTTGTTGGCACAATTGATTGTCCAGTTACCAAAAGATGGTCAAAATATGGTTCTTAATGAGTTATATTCACAGGTTGCAGAGTCTGATGATGTTACACGCAAGCCGACTTTAGTTTCATGGCTGCAGTCACTGTCTTACCTTTGTGCTCAAGCTACAAGCGAAAGTTCCACCCCCAAAGGGGTGCAAAAAGAAGTGAACATGACTTCTGCACATAGCACAGACTCATTAAGCCTTACTAGACTAAATGCACGACTTTGA
- the LOC115971300 gene encoding uncharacterized protein LOC115971300 isoform X2, with protein sequence MAKQASTLFLEEWLRSISGCSSNVNSTNSSSSSARAIIQAWAELRDSLQNQSFQPHHLQSLKTLLNSQTSLHVADPQAKIVLSILSSPHISLPNESYPLFLRLLYIWVRKSFKPSLVLIDSAVEVLSHLFNAQFDSRKSPLLFSEGVLLLGAFAFVPSLSGGSKTVCLDMLCRLLEEEYRLIGSSGEHISDVLAGIGYALSSSVNVHYVRILDSLLGNWGKEGGPCGSITHGLMILHLIEWVLSSLINIRCFEKINVFAHEALETSKANYVPFAIVMAAAGVLRVVNRSRMNGLGLDTVSKLRGFAEDRVESFARAIISRNGVTNADNDPTCSLLLQCISLALARSGPVSSRAPLLMCLASALLNEIFPLRHLYTKVLDFPHRNSARLWHDEVKKHLESVLFKEAGAITSVFCNQYVSVDVESKGVVENLIWDYCQDIYLGHRQVALMLRGKENELLGDTEKIAESAFLMVVLFALAVTKHKFNSKSTQETQWDVSVHILVSFSCLEYFRRIRLPEYMDTIRGVVASVQGNESACVSFVESMPSYMDMTNGTKFSLSQKVEYVWSNDDVQTARILFYLRVIPTCIEHVPCLTLRKVVAPTMFLYMGHPNGKVARASHSMFAAFMSSGKDLDQDERVSLKEQLVFYYMQRSLLL encoded by the exons ATGGCAAAACAAGCTAGTACTCTTTTCCTTGAAGAATGGCTGAGGAGCATTAGTGGCTGTAGCAGTAATGTTAACTCCAcaaattcttcttcctcatcGGCCCGAGCTATTATTCAAGCATGGGCTGAGCTTAGAGACTCCCTTCAAAACCAATCATTTCAACCACATCACCTCCAATCCTTAAAAACCCTCCTTAACTCTCAAACTTCTCTTCATGTTGCTGACCCACAAGCAAAAATTGTTCTTTCCATTCTTTCCTCTCCACACATATCTCTTCCAAATGAATCATATCCTCTCTTTCTTAGACTTCTTTATATCTGGGTCAGGAAATCCTTCAAACCCTCTTTGGTTCTTATTGATTCTGCTGTGGAGGTCCTCTCTCACCTTTTTAATGCTCAATTTGATTCTAGGAAGAGTCCTCTCTTGTTTTCCGAAGGTGTTCTCCTTCTGGGTGCATTTGCTTTTGTGCCTTCTTTGTCTGGAGGCTCTAAAACAGTCTGCTTGGACATGCTCTGTAGGCTGTTGGAAGAGGAGTACCGATTGATTGGCTCATCCGGAGAGCATATTTCGGATGTTCTTGCTGGAATTGGGTATGCTCTATCTTCTTCTGTGAATGTTCATTATGTTAGAATTTTAGATTCTTTATTGGGGAATTGGGGCAAAGAAGGTGGGCCTTGTGGTAGTATTACTCATGGGCTCATGATTCTGCATTTGATTGAATGGGTGTTGTCTAGTTTGATCAATATCCgttgttttgagaaaataaatgtttttgcCCACGAGGCTTTAGAGACTTCGAAGGCAAACTATGTCCCATTTGCCATTGTCATGGCTGCAGCTGGAGTGTTGAGGGTTGTCAATAGATCTAGAATGAATGGTCTGGGGCTAGATACTGTTTCCAAATTAAGGGGCTTTGCAGAGGATCGGGTAGAATCTTTTGCAAGAGCTATTATTTCTAGAAATGGTGTTACGAATGCAGATAATGATCCCACATGCAGTCTTCTACTTCAGTGCATTTCATTAGCACTGGCTCGAAGTGGCCCGGTTTCATCCCGTGCCCCTCTGCTAATGTGCCTTGCTTCTGCATTGTTGAATGAAATCTTTCCCTTACGACATTTATATACAAAAGTACTTGACTTCCCACATAGAAATTCAGCTAGACTATGGCATGATGAGGTCAAAAAGCATTTGGAAAGTGTTCTTTTTAAGGAAGCAGGGGCCATAACTAGTGTTTTCTGCAATCAATATGTTTCAGTAGATGTAGAGAGCAAGGGTGTGGTGGAGAATCTAATATGGGATTACTGTCAAGATATCTATTTGGGGCATCGACAAGTAGCTTTGATGCTACGAGGTAAAGAGAATGAACTACTTGGGGATACAGAGAAAATTGCTGAATCTGCTTTCCTTATGGTTGTACTTTTTGCATTGGCTGTCACGAAGCACAAGTTTAATTCTAAATCCACCCAGGAAACTCAGTGGGACGTATCAGTACATATACTagtttcattttcttgtttagAGTATTTTCGGCGCATTCGTTTACCAGAGTATATGGATACAATTCGAGGGGTTGTTGCGAGTGTTCAGGGGAATGAGTCTGCCTGTGTCTCTTTTGTGGAATCTATGCCCTCTTACATGGATATGACCAATGGAACAA AGTTTTCATTATCTCAAAAAGTGGAGTATGTATGGTCCAATGATGATGTGCAAACTGCTCGCATATTATTTTACCTACGAGTCATTCCAACTTGCATTGAACATGTTCCTTGCCTTACACTTAGGAAGGTTGTAGCTCCAACTATGTTCTT ATACATGGGACATCCAAATGGAAAAGTTGCTCGAGCCTCACATTCCATGTTTGCGGCATTCATGTCCTCTGGGAAGGATCTTGATCAGGATGAGAGAGTGTCATTAAAGGAGCAGCTTGTTTTCTATTACATGCAGAGATCTTTATTG TTGTAA